CCTGATCAATGCGCAGGCAGAAGCACTGTTTTCAACAAACAACGCTTGGCTCCCTCCACGGCTTAATGTTTCAAAACCCAGAGAACCGCTACCCGCGAACAAGTCCAGCACTCTTGTTGTTTCCCAGACCAGGCCAGGTGCCTCAAGCATGGAAAAAAGAGCTTCCCTGACCTTGCCTGTAGCCGGTCTATAACCAGGACCAGATCCGGTTTTAAGCTGTCTGCCTTTAAGGCTGCCGGCAATAATTCTCATTCATTACTTATCATGTTTTGCAGTCAAACCCCATGATTTTGGGTTACTTACTAAAGTAATTGACATAAAATTTTAATCAATTATCAGTAGAGTTGGAATCTGAGTCAGCAAGATGTAAGGAGGAAATTATTTTGGACAAGATCGTTCCTGCTTCCAGGGCATCATCACGCATTTCCACCTGTTCAGTCCAGCTTTTGGAACTGACGATATTTTTATTATCAGCCAGTCTGCTGACCTTGCCCTGCAACTCCTCCAGAACATAGTCCCAATTGATTCTGGGCGATTCTAAGCCAGGCTCCATTCTCGACTCATAAACTCTGTTGGGTTTGAGCAGGCACTCTTCAAGATATTCAGGTATATGCACTTCGTGATCAAATTTCTCCCTGATTAATTCAGACAGTACTTTCTGGCTTTCATATTCTCCATGCATAAGAAAAACTTTCATGCCGTGATTCTGGAAGTGCGAAAGCCAGTCAAGGATATGGCTTTGACCAGCATGAGCAGAAAATCCATTAATGGTGAAAACTCTGGCCTTTACCGCCAGTTCTTCACCGAGAATTTTGATTGTTTTGGCTCCGTCCACAATTTTTCGTCCAGGAGTGCCTTTGGCCTGAAAGCCTACAAAGACTATACTTGCTCCCTTTTTCCAGATATTGTGTCGAAGATGATGCTTAACCCGGCCTGCATTAGCCATTCCACTGGCTGATATGATAATGGCCGGCCCCTTATAAGTATTAATACTCATAGACTGAGAAGCAGTTTCCATGAGCTTTAAATTTGGAAGCTTCAAGGGATCTTCGCCAGCCTTAAAAAACCCCCTGGTTTTGGAGTCAAAATAGCTGTAGTGCTTGCTGAATATCTGGGTAGCCCTTATGGCTAGAGGACTGTCCAAGAAGATGGGCATATCCTCTGGAAGCCTGCCTTCTTTATGAAGCAGATAGAAGGAATAAAGGACTTCCTGAGTTCTTTCCAGGGCAAAGGCTGGAATAATAACCTTTTGCCCCTCATTATAACTGTAATTAACAGCTTCAAGAAGTTCGTCCCGGCTCTGGTCTTCGTTCTTATGGTCCCTGTTTCCGTAGGTTGATTCCATAAATAAAAAATCAGCCACTTCAGAATAACTGGGATTGCGAACCAGGAGCTGATTGGGACGTCCCAGATCTCCGGAAAAAACCAGTTTGACCCTTTTATCATTCTCTTCTTGTATGCGGATTTCTATAATGGATGAACCCAGGATATGGCCGGCATCCTTATATAGAACATGGACCCCGTTACAAGGTGAGAACTCTTCATTGTACTCCACAGGATGGACCAGTTTCATGGCTTTAAAAACATCACCGGATTTATAAAGTGGCATTACACCCGGCTTCCCATGCCTGGAAAGTTTCTTGCTTTTCCATTCCGCCTCCATTTCCTGAATAAAAGCACTGTCTGTGAGCATGATCTCCAATAGATCCACAGTTGGTGGAGTAGCATATACTTTACCTTTGAACCCTTTTTGCACAAGCCTGGGCAGCAGTCCGCAATGATCAATGTGGGCGTGGGTAATCATTATGAAGCTGATACTGGCAGGATCGTATAGATCAATGTTCCAGTTTCTTTTTTCAATCTCACTGTTGCCCTGGTGCAGTCCACAGTCCACGGCAAATCTTTTTCCCTGAACTTCCATCATGTAGCATGAGCCGGTAACCCCTCTGGCAGCTCCTAAAAATCTGACTTTCATATTCACTTCCTTAAATATATTACCTCAGCACAGCTTACAAGTAACTGGAATCGGATTGTGGGCACAGCCCGCATTAGACTATATATCCTGGAAACCTTCTTTTCCAAGATAAACAGCCCTGCCTGAAAGATCATCCGGCAAAACCCCCTGGCTGTTGATCCATTGCCACAAGTGTGAAAAACACTTTTCACTGTCGCCAAAAGCTGCGTCCACCATAACGCACCTGAACACTCCGCACAAAGAGAACTCCATTGGACCGGAAGCAAACTCCCCTATACTCATCCCTTCTACCGCTTTGAAAACCCTGCTGAGCAGTCCAGAAAAGCAGTCATAATCACAGTCCCCTGACATAATGCATATTTTATTCTGATGAATGCGACCTACCCGATCGTAATTTCGCAAAGATTTACTTAAGAAGCGCAACACTTCTTTTTTGGCATGATCCACAAAATCCGGACTCAAACTGGCTTCCAGCCATTCACGTCCATTAAAATCAAGAACAGCAACAGACAACCAGCCCTTTTTCCGGCCAAGACGATTGACCTCACTTCGCAAATCTTTTTCTAATCCTGCCAGGTTCAGGGCATTGCTGTCAGGATCAAAATAAATCATATTTTTTAATCTTAAAAACTCATCAAGCCTGCGCAGACCATTTTTGGTTCTCCATCTGAGCTCACTGGAAAGCCATGGTTTGATGATAAAATCATCAGCACCTGCCATGTTTTCAACGATGGACTCTCTTTGCCATTCATGGCCCATCAGGATTATATGCGGTGTCTCCCTGCCCTCTTCTACCAGCCTTTTAGTCAGGATTCTGCAGAAATCCAGGCCGTCCAGGCCATTTTGATCCATTGAGGCCAGTATGACGCCATAGTACTCATCCTCCAAAAGAGTTAGAGCTTGAAAATGGGAATGCACCACAACCGTGCGCACATTTAAATTTTGCAGGTCTCGGACAATCTCCCGAGCCTCATATTTATCAGGTTCAATAATCAGGATAGTATGGATCATTTTTTCAAAAGTAATTTTTACATCTTTTTTTGTAATATTTTAGCACTGCAGCGACATTTTGTGTTAATTACTGCATCGGCCACCGGGAACAGGCAATACCGGACCCACTTGAGCTTCAAACGAGGCTTTAAACTTATTCTACTTTAAACAATCGGGAACTGGAAAATCCAGTCCCCATTCACCATACCACATGCAAATTGCCAGACTATTACCTTTTTTAAGCCTCTTTTATCTGCTGGCTTGTAACAGCCGGCAGTTCAACAACGAATACAGAGCCCTCCGGCTTGTTCCTTTTGACCCTGACATATCCGCCGTGATCAGAAACAATTGATTTGACAATGGCCAGCCCCAGACCGGTTCCTTCCTTTTTGCTGGAATAGTAAGGCTCAAACATTCTGGCCCTCTCTTCTGAAGTCAATTCAGGTCCATTATCAGCCACTTCCACAAATACTCTTTTGAGCTGAAAGTCATAATCTACAACAATTTCTACCTTACCCTGCTTTCTTGTGGACAGAGCTTCAGTTGCATTGAGCAGAAGGTTCATGAACACTCTTTTAAGGGCTTCACGATCAAAATTAAATTCTGGAATTTCGGAGATAAATTGTAATTTCCATTCTATTTTTCTATGGCTTTGCCTGAAAATGGAAACAACTTCTTCTAATAATGTATCCAAACGGTCAAGTTTGACTTTTACTTCAGGGAGCTTGGCAAAGGCTGAAAATTCTCGGACCATCTGCTGCAGATTCTCAACCTGCCTGATAATAAGGCTGGTGCACTCAGTAAAAGACTTGTCTGAAATAATTGCCGAAAATTTTTTATCTAACCTTTGTGTGGATAATTTGATTGGTGTCAGTGGATTTTTGATTTCATGGGCGATTCTTTGGGCTACTTCTCTCCATGCAGCCATGCGCTGCATTTTCTCAAGCTCTGTTATATCCTCAAAAACAGCCACAATCCCGTAAATATCACCCTTTTCTCCTCTGAGTATTACCGCATTTACCAGAATTTTGACCATCCTGCCATGAACTTCAATATCTAACTGTCTCTGCCACTGGGATTCCGGCAGATCTTTTAGTTGATTCAGTACGTCCCTGACTAAATTTCCATACTCTCCACCCACCAGGTCCAGGGGATGCCACCCCGTAAGTTTTCTGCTGTCCAGGCCAAGGATGAACTCTGCAGCCTTGTTGACAGTGGTGATTTTACCTTCCTGATCAACTGAAATAACTCCGGCTGTTATATTATCAAGCACAGCCTGCATATATCGCCCCCGAGCCTCGAGCTCTTCGTTCTGGGCCACCTGCATTGCATTTGCTTCTGTCAGATTCTTCCTGGTTTTTTCGAGATCCATGGCCATTTTATTGAAAGAACGAACCAGCATTCCAAGTTCATCGTCTGATTGATCCTCAAGACGGACACCAAGGTCACCCTTGGCAATGCGCTCCGTACCTTGAGCCAGAGCCATAACCGGCTGGGAAATTTCTCTGGAAAGTTTAAATCCGTACCAGATGGAACCAAAAATTATCAATAAAGTAATAACTCCAAGAATGGTATAAAGGGCTACCTTAAGAGGATATTTTATAGTTTCCAGTTTGCGGTATTCATCAATACCTCGCACAATACCTTCAAGCCTGGCTAAAAGGCCCTGATCAACTGTCTGCCCAATTATCAGAAAGCCAGTCCTGGCATCATCAACAGGCATTACCCCCAATACAAGATCTCCTGATTCACCTGACCACATCCCAGACCAGTAGACAGGCCTTTGCAGGAGATCCGACCAGGGAACAGCAGCTTTTAGATCAGGCCACCTTATGTTCCATTCCTGGGTGGCATGCCAGTTCTGCTCCTTCAACTCTGCATTAATGACTCCCAAGAGAGTCAGGTCATGCTCATCATGCTTCTTGGCTCTGAGAAAATTATCCATTCCCCTGCCACCCCAAAGATATTCATTCTGACGAATCTGCTGGATGGTGGATTCAGCACGTACCTCAAGGCCTTTTTTAACAGAGTTATAAAATATCTGACCCACTTCCAGTGACTGAGTCATGGAACTGGCAACCTGTTCCTGAAACCAGTAATCAACTGATGTCTGAACAAAACGCACTGCTATGAAAAACATTAATAAAACAGGAACGATGGACAGAGATACAAAGGCCATAACCAGCCTGGTTCTGAGTTTTGAGCCCAGCACCTTGCGCCTGCGTTCAATAATGAGCTTGAACACATTACGAGCCACCAGGAACAGCACAAGCAGCAGAAGAATAAAATTGAGATTAAAAAAGGCCAGAAACAGGTAGGAGTCAACCCCGAAGTATTGGAGTTCAATCCAGGTGAGCATGCCTATCAAGGCCACCGCACCAAGCGCAAGAAGAAGATCCCGGCGTTTTTTTCTTTTTTCTCTGGCCCATGAGGCAGTGTGGGTATGGGAATTGTCAGCCATTTATTCGTATACTCAAAAGTTCCACAGGGCCCCTTTTGGTGTATTTATAAGGATTCACCTGGCAAGGGGAACTTTCTTCTTTGTGCCCATTGTGTTTTAATGGTTCAAATATTTAACCTGGGTTGTGGTCAAGGTTCGTAATAAAGTTACAGAGAAAATTCCATTTCGTACCTTATTGCCTTAGCCAAATCCCATGACCAGAAAAAAAGCGTCCTTTTTATCCATTTAGGAACCCCTTTGGAAATGAGACGAATTTGAATCCTGACCACATACTTGCGTCCTGGTTCAAGTTCAATCAGAGGGGCAAGCGGGACATCAATACCTTCAAATATCTTTACAAAATCATATTCTTCAAAACTGTCCATAGTTTTGCGCTCATCAGGATAAAGCACAACATATTGTCCGCTAAGCAGATCTTTTTCCAGTCCCACCTCATGCTGCTGAGAGGATAATGGAAAGTCCGGAAAAAACATCCTTTTTTTCAGAAGCTTAACGTCATAGATAATGGCAAGCTTGGAGCCACTGTCTATATATGATTTCATGTAATTAAATTCTTCAACATCAATGGAAAACCTTGCTGTAAGGTATTCTCCGCGGGTATCAATGACAAAGCTCGAAAGCTCAAGGCTCTGCGCACTTCCACGTTGAGGAAGCAGCAGGCTGAAACAGAAGATTGCCAGGAAAATGAGTATATATCTAAATTTCATAATCGTAAGTATTGAAAGATTTACCCTGTGCAAACAGAAATTAATGAAGCTTCTCAAGCAAAAATATCAGCCATTGTATATAATTTACCAGGCTTTTGTTCAACAAGCCAGCTGGCAGCCCTGATGGCACCCTGAGCAAAAGTTTCTCTGGAGTGAGCCCTGTGCGTAACCTCGATTCTTTCTCCAGGACCAAGTAAGTAAACAGTATGATCACCCACAACATCACCGCCGCGCAGAGTTTGCACTCCAATTTCTGATTCCTGCCTTTCTCCAATAATACCCTTGCGGCAGAAAACTCCTTTTTCATCAAGGTCAAGCCCCTGACTGGCAGCCAGTACCTGAGCCAGCTTCAGCGCAGTGCCTGAAGGGGCGTCTTTTTTGAATTTGTGGTGAATTTCCATAAGTTCGAGATCGTACTTGTCCCCCAGCATATTGATAAGTTCTGGTAATATCCTGAGTAGAACATTGATGCCTACGCTCATATTAGGAGCCCAGAAAAGCCTGACCTGCCGGGCTGTTTTTTCCAGTTTTTCAAGCTCTTCAGAACTGAAACCGGTAGTTCCCATTACTGCTGCAGCTCCTGTATCAGCACAGATTGCGGCAACATCCATGCTGACTTCAGGAGATGTAAAATCTATAACAACACAATTCTCATTCTTGGTAAGAAGTTCATGCAGATTATCACTTACCATACAGTTATATTGCTCAAGGCCTTCAACGTTACCCTGTCTTTCAACAACACCGGCCAGACTAAGTTCAGGGTTCTGCTTGACAAGTCCGGCAATGGTCGTTCCCATTCGGCCTTTAGCACCTGTTACAACAATATTTGTTTTCATGGATTATCTCCTTATTTTTTTGCAAGTAGGCAGTTAAATTTATAGCTATTCCCCCCGGACCCATAAGCGCTGACTTAAACCATAGTCATTCTCGTAAATTTAGCGTCTATGCCCCCTGGCCCCGGATTACTCCAGCAGATTCAACAACCCCTGCTCATCAATAATCTCCAAATTCAAATTGCGGGCTTTTTGCAGTTTCGATCCTGGTTTATCTCCCACAACCACATAATCAACATTCCTGGAAATAGAGTTCACAACCTTGCCTCCAGCTTCCTCCACCCTTGACTTGGCTTCATCCCGGGTCATGTTGGCCAATCCTCCGGTAAATAGAAACTTTTTTCCCTCCAACTGCGCGGCAATCAAATGTTCCTGCTGTTGTTCAGGCCAGACTCCAAGGGCTTTAAGCTCAGCCAAAAGCTCAATATTATCCTGATTTCTAAAAAATTCAGCAATGGCAGAAGCCATTTCCGGACCAATATCCTGAATATTCTGTAATTCCTGTTCATGAACCTGAGCCAGCTTATCAAGACTGTGATATTTCCTGGCCAGAACTTTGGAAGTTTGTTCTCCAACATGTCTGATCCCCAGGGCATTTATGAGTCTGTCCAAGGTAACATTCTGCCCGGAAGCAGAAATAGCATTAATTAGATTTTCAGCAGATTTTTCACCCATCCTGTCTAAGGAAAGCAGATCATCTCTTTTCAAACGAAAAACATCTGTAATCCTTTTGACCAAACTTTTGTTAATCAGGATATTGATCCATTTTTTACCTAAACCATCAATATCCAGACCTTTTTTGCTTGCAAAATGTATCAGACCCTGCTCCAGTTTGGCTGGACAGGATGCGTTCACACACCTCCAGGCGACTTCATTTTTTAATTTTGCAACCCTGGTTCCGCAGGATGGGCAAATCTCAGGAAATACAAATTCCCTTTCCTGACCAGTCCTTTTTTCTTTTAGAGGCCGTACTACTTCTGGAATGACATCTCCGGCTCTTTGCACGACCACCATGTCTCCGATTTTTAAATCCTTGACTCTGATTTCATTTTCATTATGCAGGGTTGCCCTTGCAACCATTACTCCTCCGACATTGACAGGATCAAGAAGAGCAACAGGAGTCAATACTCCGGTTCTGCCCACCTGGATGTGAATATCTTTTAGCCTTGTGAATTCCTGTGAGGCCGGAAATTTAAATGCCACGGCCCAGCGTGGA
The nucleotide sequence above comes from Desulfonatronovibrio magnus. Encoded proteins:
- a CDS encoding MBL fold metallo-hydrolase RNA specificity domain-containing protein; amino-acid sequence: MKVRFLGAARGVTGSCYMMEVQGKRFAVDCGLHQGNSEIEKRNWNIDLYDPASISFIMITHAHIDHCGLLPRLVQKGFKGKVYATPPTVDLLEIMLTDSAFIQEMEAEWKSKKLSRHGKPGVMPLYKSGDVFKAMKLVHPVEYNEEFSPCNGVHVLYKDAGHILGSSIIEIRIQEENDKRVKLVFSGDLGRPNQLLVRNPSYSEVADFLFMESTYGNRDHKNEDQSRDELLEAVNYSYNEGQKVIIPAFALERTQEVLYSFYLLHKEGRLPEDMPIFLDSPLAIRATQIFSKHYSYFDSKTRGFFKAGEDPLKLPNLKLMETASQSMSINTYKGPAIIISASGMANAGRVKHHLRHNIWKKGASIVFVGFQAKGTPGRKIVDGAKTIKILGEELAVKARVFTINGFSAHAGQSHILDWLSHFQNHGMKVFLMHGEYESQKVLSELIREKFDHEVHIPEYLEECLLKPNRVYESRMEPGLESPRINWDYVLEELQGKVSRLADNKNIVSSKSWTEQVEMRDDALEAGTILSKIISSLHLADSDSNSTDN
- a CDS encoding response regulator, whose protein sequence is MIHTILIIEPDKYEAREIVRDLQNLNVRTVVVHSHFQALTLLEDEYYGVILASMDQNGLDGLDFCRILTKRLVEEGRETPHIILMGHEWQRESIVENMAGADDFIIKPWLSSELRWRTKNGLRRLDEFLRLKNMIYFDPDSNALNLAGLEKDLRSEVNRLGRKKGWLSVAVLDFNGREWLEASLSPDFVDHAKKEVLRFLSKSLRNYDRVGRIHQNKICIMSGDCDYDCFSGLLSRVFKAVEGMSIGEFASGPMEFSLCGVFRCVMVDAAFGDSEKCFSHLWQWINSQGVLPDDLSGRAVYLGKEGFQDI
- a CDS encoding sensor histidine kinase; translation: MADNSHTHTASWAREKRKKRRDLLLALGAVALIGMLTWIELQYFGVDSYLFLAFFNLNFILLLLVLFLVARNVFKLIIERRRKVLGSKLRTRLVMAFVSLSIVPVLLMFFIAVRFVQTSVDYWFQEQVASSMTQSLEVGQIFYNSVKKGLEVRAESTIQQIRQNEYLWGGRGMDNFLRAKKHDEHDLTLLGVINAELKEQNWHATQEWNIRWPDLKAAVPWSDLLQRPVYWSGMWSGESGDLVLGVMPVDDARTGFLIIGQTVDQGLLARLEGIVRGIDEYRKLETIKYPLKVALYTILGVITLLIIFGSIWYGFKLSREISQPVMALAQGTERIAKGDLGVRLEDQSDDELGMLVRSFNKMAMDLEKTRKNLTEANAMQVAQNEELEARGRYMQAVLDNITAGVISVDQEGKITTVNKAAEFILGLDSRKLTGWHPLDLVGGEYGNLVRDVLNQLKDLPESQWQRQLDIEVHGRMVKILVNAVILRGEKGDIYGIVAVFEDITELEKMQRMAAWREVAQRIAHEIKNPLTPIKLSTQRLDKKFSAIISDKSFTECTSLIIRQVENLQQMVREFSAFAKLPEVKVKLDRLDTLLEEVVSIFRQSHRKIEWKLQFISEIPEFNFDREALKRVFMNLLLNATEALSTRKQGKVEIVVDYDFQLKRVFVEVADNGPELTSEERARMFEPYYSSKKEGTGLGLAIVKSIVSDHGGYVRVKRNKPEGSVFVVELPAVTSQQIKEA
- a CDS encoding DUF4390 domain-containing protein, coding for MKFRYILIFLAIFCFSLLLPQRGSAQSLELSSFVIDTRGEYLTARFSIDVEEFNYMKSYIDSGSKLAIIYDVKLLKKRMFFPDFPLSSQQHEVGLEKDLLSGQYVVLYPDERKTMDSFEEYDFVKIFEGIDVPLAPLIELEPGRKYVVRIQIRLISKGVPKWIKRTLFFWSWDLAKAIRYEMEFSL
- the dapB gene encoding 4-hydroxy-tetrahydrodipicolinate reductase, which translates into the protein MKTNIVVTGAKGRMGTTIAGLVKQNPELSLAGVVERQGNVEGLEQYNCMVSDNLHELLTKNENCVVIDFTSPEVSMDVAAICADTGAAAVMGTTGFSSEELEKLEKTARQVRLFWAPNMSVGINVLLRILPELINMLGDKYDLELMEIHHKFKKDAPSGTALKLAQVLAASQGLDLDEKGVFCRKGIIGERQESEIGVQTLRGGDVVGDHTVYLLGPGERIEVTHRAHSRETFAQGAIRAASWLVEQKPGKLYTMADIFA
- the ligA gene encoding NAD-dependent DNA ligase LigA — translated: MTDTSVNRVQARISELRKLIEYHNHRYYVLDDPEITDPEYDQLFQELVELEEKYPQFADPDSPSRKVGGEQTSAFAPRSHTIPMYGLENSFSIEEVQAFINRIRKQHHDTEPEFWVEPKLDGLAVEVIYENKAFAAASTRGDGLVGEDISNNIRTIKNLPLKLVSTHNMPDYLEVRGEIIMRRNDFEKLNALKMEKNEKVFANPRNAAAGSVRQLNPSVTASRPLLFFAYGIGTANFKDGFRWTEQSMISHDLKQLGLPVVPQGTICADIHEIQNYYEKQLSQRQDYPFDIDGLVIKVNAISMQQHLGFTARSPRWAVAFKFPASQEFTRLKDIHIQVGRTGVLTPVALLDPVNVGGVMVARATLHNENEIRVKDLKIGDMVVVQRAGDVIPEVVRPLKEKRTGQEREFVFPEICPSCGTRVAKLKNEVAWRCVNASCPAKLEQGLIHFASKKGLDIDGLGKKWINILINKSLVKRITDVFRLKRDDLLSLDRMGEKSAENLINAISASGQNVTLDRLINALGIRHVGEQTSKVLARKYHSLDKLAQVHEQELQNIQDIGPEMASAIAEFFRNQDNIELLAELKALGVWPEQQQEHLIAAQLEGKKFLFTGGLANMTRDEAKSRVEEAGGKVVNSISRNVDYVVVGDKPGSKLQKARNLNLEIIDEQGLLNLLE